In the genome of Lathyrus oleraceus cultivar Zhongwan6 chromosome 4, CAAS_Psat_ZW6_1.0, whole genome shotgun sequence, the window TGACAAACTTGGTGTGAAGAAAGGTCCTTGGACTGCTGAGGAAGATAAGAAACTCATCAATTTCATTCTTACAAATGGACAATGTTGCTGGCGCGCCGTGCCTAAACTCGCTGGTCTTAGGCGTTGTGGGAAGAGTTGTCGCCTTCGATGGACTAATTATCTTCGTCCTGATTTAAAGAGAGGTCTCCTCACCGAAGTAGAGGAGCAGCTTGTTATTGATCTCCATGCTCGCCTCGGCAACAGGTAATCCAAACACAGACACCGTATCTGACACTGACACTGCATAAGTTTATCTATAATTCTCTCATATTTTAATAAACATGGTTTTCTTGAGTTGCAAGCAATTGGATATTTGTATATTCTTTTCAATATACTAGTAATAATATTTTTTCTTAATATAATATTCTCTATACGTAACTGCAGAGATTCTAATTCTACAGATATATGGTTGATTGTTGTTGCAGGTGGTCGAAGATTGCTTCGAGATTACCGGGAAGAACAGATAATGAGATAAAAAATCATTGGAACACTCATATCAAGAAAAAGCTAATTAAGATGGGAATTGATCCCATTACTCACGAGCCTCTGAATAAACAAGCATCATCCAATGAAACTTCATCCCCTGCAGAGAATTTGTCACAGCCAGACAACAACCATGAAGTGAAGGAAACCGACGCAGTTGTGAATTCGGAAGAGAATTCAAGGTCACCCGCTACAGAAAATTCTTCTGGAGAAGAATCTCTTTTGCTAGATAGTCTCTGCAGTGATGATTCTCTAATGAATAGCTTATGGTTAGATGAAACACCATTGGTGGAGGCACTTTGGGAAATGGACACTACACCTATAGCAGAGACAGAGACAGAGACAGAGAATACAAAAAATGAGATGAATTTTGTGCCTTCTTGGGAGGATAATTGTGCTTGGTTATTGGATTGTCAAGACTTTGGTATTCATGATTTTGGATTTAATTATTTCAATGAGATAGAatcaaaggaaaatcaacattaGCATATTCATGAATAAGTAAGTATATTTGGTATGTGACAAAAAAAAAATACCATGAGCTCAAATTGTGTTGAGTTTTATTTAGTTAGTATTTCAATGAGTTGTTTTCTTGGTGAGCAAAATCTAAAAAAATTGATAGCAAACCAAAAATCTTGGAAATGCTACATACTAGTAAatatttaatttcttttaattgGTGTAATTTTATGTGTATTCTAGTGACCAAAAGAAACGTGAACAAGTGTCAAAGTAATATTAGAGGAGTCTAAGTCTAACACCTATATATTGTACAAAGATGATGATTACTTTGAAAATAATGGTAAAACCTTATGTGATTATTTATTCTGCTCTGTTGTGTTATTTCCATTTTTCTATTTTCTGTCACATTAGATGTTGAGGTGCATGTGCTGATGACACAGTAACAGTTTGACATGCTAATGAAATGAAGCACAGGCAAGGTAGTGCTATACATACTGATTTGCCATGTGCGCATCTGTTCTAAAATAAGTTACTTAATTGACCAATTTATATATATTGAGAAAACAATATGAATGAAAGGAAgaaaatagttttttttttttacaaagGAGGGCTGTCTAAAGGTTTAGagaaaaaataagaaaaaaattaaGAAATTCTAACAAATTTTAAAAATGAGATCTTATGGGAGGCCTCAGTTACCGCTAGTATTGAGATAGCAATTAAAGAGGAACTTTTAAATTTGAATAAAAAGGAATACAAAAGGAACACGTGGGAGATACAAAATAGAAAAAAAGAAAAACTGAGAAGGTTAACGTATATGGCAATGTGATCGATAAAAGCTGATGGAGTGAATGTCGACTTCATTCAATCCAAATGAATGGGCCAGATGTGGGTTCTACACACTTACTTGACACCTTAGGCCCAAAATAAATTAGGGCTCAAGGAGAAAGTTCTGAAACACAAACAGGGCATGGCTTCGACAAAGAATCTCACTATTCCGGTGAACCTCCAGACGGGAGAGACCATGAAAGTAGAGAAACAACTAAGCACCATAAGGAAGATGAAGCGTGAGTGGAAGATGACAACTCAGACATGGAGGTTGTTGAAGAAACACCTAGTCAAGAAGAGAGACTTGGAACCACCCAAGAATTTACTTTTATGATTAGTCAACTTACAAATAGAATTATGATTTGGAACTATCGTGGAGAAGCTAGCAAAGCGTTTCAAAGAGTGTGCAAGCAATTAGTGAAAGAGAATAACCCATATATTGTGGTGATTGTGGAGACACGTATGGAACCTCATAAACTAGAAAAAACCTTCATTCTGTTAGGTTTTAATATTTTGGTAAGGTCGGAAGTGAGAGGCTTCTCGGGAGGGAtatttatggcatggaagtcGAATAGAGTGAAGGTGGATGTTCTG includes:
- the LOC127074101 gene encoding MYB-like transcription factor ODO1, translating into MGRQPCCDKLGVKKGPWTAEEDKKLINFILTNGQCCWRAVPKLAGLRRCGKSCRLRWTNYLRPDLKRGLLTEVEEQLVIDLHARLGNRWSKIASRLPGRTDNEIKNHWNTHIKKKLIKMGIDPITHEPLNKQASSNETSSPAENLSQPDNNHEVKETDAVVNSEENSRSPATENSSGEESLLLDSLCSDDSLMNSLWLDETPLVEALWEMDTTPIAETETETENTKNEMNFVPSWEDNCAWLLDCQDFGIHDFGFNYFNEIESKENQH